CAACGCTCGACTGGCTGTTCCCCGTTAAAAAGATGAATGTTAACCGGCCGGTCTACAGCGTGATCTCCGTCATCTTCCACGTGGGGCTCATCCTGACCCCCATTTTCCTGCTCCCGCACATCCAGCTCTGGGAACGCGGACTTTCAATAAGATGGCCCGCCATCCCCCACGTTCTGGCAGACATGTTGACACTCATCACGATTGCGGCGACTGTCGCACTCCTCATCGGCCGACTCGGTCACATCTATGCCAGAGGCATCAGCAGAATACAGGATATCCTGCTCCCGCCCCTGCTGATGGTCCCGTTCATAACCGGGTTTCTGGCTATGCATCCGGCGTGGAATCCCGTCGATTACAACGCCGTTATGCTCATACACGTCTTGAGCGCGAACCTGATCTTCATCTTGATCCCGTTCACGAAACTGGGACATATCATCCTGCTTCCGGCAACGCAGCTCGTCTCGGAGGTGGGCTGGCATTTCCCGGCGGAATCCGGCGATGATGTTGCCGTCGCACTGAAGAAAGAGAATATGCCGATATGAGACAGATGAGCATTTTGACCGATGTCACCAAATGTATCGGGTGCGAAGAGTGCGTCAAAGCCTGCAAGGAAACGAACAAGACCGGCGAAGACCAGCCCTGGCGCTGGCAGCGCAAAATCGACGATCTCTCGGCTACCCGGTGGACGACGATTCTACCCCGGCCCGACAGGCACTACGTGCGAAAACAGTGCCGCCATTGTCTGGAACCAGCCTGCGCCTCGGTTTGCCCCGTCGGCGCTATGCACAAAACGCCGGAAGGTCCCGTCGTCTATAACTCGAAAATCTGCATGGGCTGCCGCTATTGCATGATGGCCTGCCCCTATGGCATTCCCCGCTACACCTGGGCCGATGCCGTCCCTTACGTGCGCAAGTGCATCATGTGCTACGACAAGATATCGAGCGGTGAGCTCGAGCAGCCTGCGTGCACCAAGGCCTGCCCGAAAGAGGCAACCATTTATGGAGAGCGCGAGGAACTGATTCGACTGGCGCATGGAAGAATCGAGGAAAACCCGGATCTGTATATCCCGAAGGTATTCGGCGAACATGAGGTCGGCGGAACTTCGGTCCTGTATCTGTCGGACATCGATCTCGGCTTCCTCGGATGGAAAGAAGACTTGGGCGATGAACCGCTCCCCATGAAGACCTGGGTGGTACTCAATAAAGTGCCCGGCATCTTCGTCGGCGTCGGCGTGACGATGTTCGGGCTTTACTGGATAATCGATCGCCGGATGCGCCTGCAGGAAGAAGCGCTCGAAAAAAAATCCGCATCAACCGATGCTCAGCATGACCCCGAAACAGGTACAGATAAAGTAGAGGCGAAAAAATGATACGAGTTAGG
Above is a window of Candidatus Abyssobacteria bacterium SURF_5 DNA encoding:
- a CDS encoding 4Fe-4S dicluster domain-containing protein; this translates as MRQMSILTDVTKCIGCEECVKACKETNKTGEDQPWRWQRKIDDLSATRWTTILPRPDRHYVRKQCRHCLEPACASVCPVGAMHKTPEGPVVYNSKICMGCRYCMMACPYGIPRYTWADAVPYVRKCIMCYDKISSGELEQPACTKACPKEATIYGEREELIRLAHGRIEENPDLYIPKVFGEHEVGGTSVLYLSDIDLGFLGWKEDLGDEPLPMKTWVVLNKVPGIFVGVGVTMFGLYWIIDRRMRLQEEALEKKSASTDAQHDPETGTDKVEAKK